A part of Paraburkholderia azotifigens genomic DNA contains:
- a CDS encoding type II secretion system protein — MTRASRQAAASGRCAREVEHAAERGELAEHAAGSAAVHAYGRRFCHPPAGFTLIELLVTLAILGVLACMTVPVAQIMRQREREQELRQALHEIRYAIDAYKAASKEGRVDVEAGATGYPPKLELLVDGVQDKTDPKGHKLYFLRRIPRDPMNNDPDLTDAATWGKRCYASEADDPQEGDDVYDVYTTSKAVGLNGIPYRSW; from the coding sequence ATGACGCGCGCCTCTCGTCAGGCGGCTGCGAGCGGCCGCTGCGCGCGGGAAGTCGAACATGCAGCCGAACGTGGTGAACTCGCCGAACATGCAGCCGGAAGTGCTGCCGTTCATGCGTATGGCCGCAGGTTCTGCCATCCGCCGGCCGGCTTCACATTGATCGAGCTGCTGGTCACGCTCGCCATTCTCGGGGTGCTCGCTTGCATGACAGTGCCCGTCGCGCAGATCATGCGCCAGCGCGAGCGTGAGCAGGAATTGCGGCAGGCGTTGCACGAGATCCGCTACGCGATTGATGCCTACAAGGCTGCGTCGAAGGAAGGGCGCGTCGACGTGGAAGCGGGTGCAACGGGGTATCCGCCGAAGCTGGAGCTGCTGGTCGATGGCGTGCAGGACAAGACCGATCCGAAGGGCCACAAGCTGTACTTTCTGCGCCGCATTCCGCGCGACCCGATGAACAACGATCCCGATCTCACCGACGCCGCGACGTGGGGCAAGCGCTGCTATGCAAGCGAGGCTGATGATCCCCAGGAAGGCGACGACGTGTACGACGTCTACACCACATCGAAAGCCGTCGGGCTCAACGGCATTCCATACCGGAGCTGGTGA
- a CDS encoding type II secretion system F family protein → MQYQVKALSPENEIISLVVDAQDEAGARAQVEAQGLHPTRLAPVRTFRRAAGPHGRISVVLFSQELLALLMAGLSIVEGLEALLEREGGARLRGVLERLLGGLREGKRFSNLLAGQPDVFPPLYVGIVRAAEGTSDLPRALQRYVGYQARIDMVRNKLVSAAIYPSILLVVGGGVSVFLVAFVVPRFAVVYEGTGRALPWMSQMLLDWGKFAAAHGLPLFAGALCVIIFAGMAVRTAISKIGFAALLGRVPVLGPHLRIYQLSRLYLTLGMLLDGGIPIVAAMETAGGTLAPALRESMIRARAAVQSGEALSVAFQAYGLTTPISLRMLRVGERSGEMGAMLTQSAAFYDGEINRWIDRSTRIFEPLLMSAIGVVVGTIVVLLYMPIFDLAESLS, encoded by the coding sequence ATGCAATACCAAGTGAAAGCGCTCTCGCCCGAGAACGAGATCATCTCCCTTGTCGTCGATGCACAGGACGAAGCCGGTGCTCGTGCGCAGGTCGAAGCCCAAGGTCTTCATCCAACGCGGCTTGCCCCGGTGCGAACCTTCAGGCGTGCGGCCGGCCCGCACGGCCGCATCTCGGTCGTGCTGTTTAGCCAGGAACTGCTCGCGCTCCTGATGGCAGGCCTGTCCATCGTCGAGGGGCTCGAAGCGCTGCTAGAACGCGAAGGCGGGGCCAGGCTGCGCGGCGTGTTGGAGCGGTTGCTCGGAGGTCTGCGCGAAGGCAAGCGGTTCTCCAATCTCCTTGCGGGGCAACCTGATGTATTTCCACCCCTTTACGTCGGCATTGTGCGCGCGGCTGAGGGAACGAGTGATCTGCCACGCGCGCTTCAACGCTACGTCGGCTATCAGGCACGTATCGACATGGTGCGCAACAAGCTCGTCAGCGCTGCGATCTATCCGAGCATCCTGCTCGTTGTGGGCGGCGGCGTATCGGTGTTCCTGGTCGCGTTCGTCGTGCCGCGCTTCGCTGTCGTTTACGAAGGCACGGGGCGTGCGCTTCCCTGGATGTCGCAGATGCTGCTCGACTGGGGAAAGTTTGCCGCTGCGCATGGCTTGCCGCTCTTCGCGGGGGCCCTCTGCGTCATCATCTTCGCGGGCATGGCGGTGCGCACGGCCATTTCGAAGATCGGATTCGCGGCCCTGCTCGGACGCGTTCCCGTGCTGGGGCCGCACCTGCGGATCTATCAGTTGTCACGGCTCTATTTGACGCTCGGCATGCTGCTCGACGGCGGCATCCCGATCGTGGCCGCGATGGAAACGGCGGGTGGTACGCTCGCGCCCGCCTTGCGCGAAAGCATGATACGAGCGCGCGCCGCCGTGCAGTCGGGAGAAGCACTGTCGGTCGCATTTCAGGCCTACGGACTGACGACGCCCATCTCATTGCGGATGCTTCGCGTCGGCGAGCGCTCAGGCGAAATGGGCGCGATGCTCACGCAGTCGGCGGCGTTCTACGACGGCGAGATCAACCGCTGGATCGACCGTTCCACGCGGATCTTCGAGCCGCTGCTGATGTCGGCGATCGGTGTGGTCGTCGGCACGATCGTCGTTTTGCTGTATATGCCGATCTTCGATCTCGCGGAAAGCCTGTCATGA
- a CDS encoding cohesin domain-containing protein → MRDLLRRALLVALPVLLAGCAAQKAWRDGQQFVAQGKVDEGLAKLEEAVKQEPQDASYRATWIAEREKALVRYDEQGDRFAAGGARDAARKMYEHALAIEPNNERALAGVAALESSARIDGLLGRAEALAARQQPDEARRILNVVLTEAPANRRALALKRRLNADTGAARVETALAVAYRKPIRIDFRDAPLKQVFEVISHSSGLNFLFDKDVKTDQRTSIFLKNSTIDATVRYVLATNQLAQQVLDENTVLIYPATAPKLKDYQELAVRTFFLSNADAKTVANTLKTIVKSHDVVADEKLNMVIVRDTPDAIRMAEKLVTLQDVAEPEVMLEVEVLEVQRTRLQHLGIAWPGSVTVTPLPVGGVVSPVVSGSTPGSPFGGTNGGSFGSTPSTNASPSLTLHDLLNQTSRTLGLSSLQATINTNLQDSDAKLLTNPRIRVHNHEKAKILIGERVPNITSTATSTGFVSQSVNYLDIGLTLSVEPSIYLDDSVGIKVSLEVSSLLNQVSGAAGTTAYEIGTRTASTVLQLKNGETDVLAGLIDSQERTSGNKLPGLGQLPVLGRLFGATTDDDKNTEIVLSITPHLIRNIQRPDADLAYFTSGTESNMRSMIQSNGFPAPSASPSPSLNASSTIEGAARQTSSGSPNGLNNGYGAGNGTNGAYGATGAYGSSGAYSTNGAYGAGTGGYSGVGDGSAPYVGGAGAGVGTAQMTVQGPPQVKVGDSVSVAITMQADQPVTSVSSNVSFDSTKLQFIGVTEGDFLKQGGSPTSFSNRLAQGGHLILSDSVQGGSGASSTGTFAVLSFKALAATSQTSVQIQPGSIIGVSGTPITMAPPSAYTFGVVGVQ, encoded by the coding sequence ATGCGCGACCTGCTGCGGCGCGCGCTGCTTGTCGCGTTGCCTGTGCTCCTGGCGGGCTGCGCGGCACAAAAAGCCTGGCGGGACGGTCAGCAGTTCGTAGCGCAGGGCAAGGTCGACGAAGGGCTCGCCAAACTCGAAGAGGCCGTCAAACAGGAGCCGCAGGACGCGAGCTACCGCGCCACCTGGATCGCTGAGCGCGAGAAGGCGCTGGTGCGTTACGACGAACAGGGCGACCGCTTCGCCGCAGGCGGTGCGAGGGACGCCGCCCGCAAGATGTACGAGCATGCGCTCGCCATCGAGCCGAATAACGAGCGAGCCTTGGCCGGCGTCGCCGCACTCGAAAGCAGCGCGCGGATCGACGGGCTACTCGGCCGGGCGGAGGCGCTCGCCGCAAGGCAGCAGCCCGACGAAGCGCGCCGCATACTCAATGTCGTGCTGACGGAAGCGCCGGCTAACCGGCGCGCCCTTGCACTCAAGCGTCGGCTCAACGCCGATACTGGCGCTGCGCGGGTCGAGACGGCGTTGGCTGTCGCCTACCGCAAGCCGATTCGCATCGATTTCAGGGACGCGCCGCTCAAGCAGGTGTTCGAAGTCATCTCACACAGTTCGGGGCTGAACTTTCTGTTCGATAAGGATGTGAAGACCGACCAGCGCACCTCTATCTTTCTGAAGAACAGCACCATCGACGCAACCGTGCGTTACGTTCTCGCGACAAATCAGCTCGCGCAACAGGTGCTTGACGAGAATACGGTGTTGATTTACCCCGCAACGGCTCCGAAGCTCAAGGACTACCAGGAGCTGGCGGTGCGAACGTTCTTTTTGTCCAACGCTGATGCGAAGACGGTCGCCAACACGCTCAAGACGATCGTGAAATCGCACGATGTGGTAGCGGACGAAAAGCTGAACATGGTCATCGTGCGTGACACGCCCGACGCGATCCGGATGGCGGAAAAGCTGGTCACGCTCCAAGATGTCGCGGAGCCCGAGGTGATGCTCGAAGTCGAGGTGCTCGAAGTGCAGCGCACGAGACTCCAGCATCTTGGTATCGCCTGGCCGGGCTCGGTCACGGTGACCCCGCTGCCCGTCGGCGGCGTGGTCAGCCCCGTCGTCAGCGGAAGCACTCCTGGAAGTCCGTTCGGCGGCACGAACGGGGGATCGTTCGGCTCCACGCCGTCGACAAACGCGTCGCCGTCGCTGACGCTGCACGATTTGTTGAACCAGACGTCGCGCACGCTCGGGCTGTCGTCGTTGCAGGCGACCATCAACACGAACCTCCAGGATTCTGATGCAAAGCTACTGACCAACCCGCGCATCCGAGTGCACAACCACGAAAAGGCGAAGATCCTGATCGGCGAGCGCGTGCCGAACATCACGTCGACGGCGACCTCGACGGGCTTCGTCTCGCAGTCGGTCAACTACCTGGACATCGGCCTTACGCTGAGCGTCGAACCGTCGATTTACCTCGACGACTCGGTCGGCATCAAGGTGTCGCTCGAAGTCAGCAGCCTGCTCAACCAGGTGTCGGGCGCGGCGGGCACGACGGCGTACGAAATCGGCACGCGCACGGCGAGCACCGTGCTGCAACTGAAAAACGGCGAGACGGACGTGCTCGCCGGCCTGATCGACAGTCAGGAACGCACTTCCGGCAACAAGCTGCCCGGGCTCGGCCAGCTTCCTGTTCTCGGCCGCCTGTTCGGCGCAACGACCGACGACGACAAGAACACGGAGATCGTGCTGTCGATCACGCCGCACCTGATTCGCAACATCCAGCGTCCCGACGCCGATCTCGCCTACTTCACGTCCGGCACCGAGTCGAACATGCGCAGCATGATCCAGTCGAACGGATTTCCGGCTCCTTCTGCGTCGCCTTCACCTTCACTCAACGCATCGTCAACGATCGAGGGCGCGGCGCGCCAGACATCGAGCGGTTCGCCGAACGGGCTCAACAACGGATATGGCGCGGGTAATGGAACGAACGGTGCATATGGGGCAACTGGTGCGTACGGTTCAAGCGGCGCGTACAGCACGAATGGAGCGTATGGAGCGGGCACAGGGGGCTACTCCGGTGTCGGCGACGGCAGCGCGCCGTACGTGGGCGGCGCGGGTGCGGGAGTGGGCACTGCGCAGATGACTGTGCAGGGGCCGCCTCAGGTGAAGGTGGGCGATTCCGTGAGCGTCGCCATCACGATGCAGGCGGACCAGCCCGTGACGAGCGTGTCGTCGAACGTGAGCTTTGACAGCACGAAGCTGCAGTTCATCGGCGTGACGGAAGGCGACTTCCTCAAGCAGGGCGGCTCGCCGACTAGCTTTTCCAACCGCCTCGCGCAGGGCGGGCATCTCATACTCAGCGACTCGGTTCAAGGCGGCTCCGGTGCATCGTCGACGGGCACCTTTGCGGTGCTGAGCTTCAAGGCGCTCGCGGCGACCTCGCAGACGTCGGTACAGATCCAGCCCGGCTCCATCATTGGCGTGAGCGGCACACCGATCACGATGGCGCCGCCGTCCGCCTACACTTTCGGCGTGGTGGGAGTCCAATGA
- a CDS encoding recombinase family protein, whose amino-acid sequence MDGSSVRRYRRPRRRDGCFAKDGLLWARFSHDQAARLKAQAARLERYCADAGTTDIEVVTDLGGLNYRKKGLQRLLGDIVRGSVARLVPVMKDRLLRFGSSKKPKYAGVCAAPRSRYTPGIREVERCVGIVRAMPVSSSSAGTIAGSKRN is encoded by the coding sequence ATCGACGGTTCCAGCGTGAGGCGGTACAGACGGCCACGCCGCAGAGACGGTTGCTTCGCGAAAGACGGTCTGCTATGGGCGCGTTTCTCGCACGACCAGGCCGCACGGCTCAAAGCGCAGGCCGCGAGACTCGAAAGGTACTGCGCCGACGCCGGCACCACGGATATCGAGGTCGTCACTGATCTGGGCGGTCTGAACTATCGGAAGAAGGGACTGCAGCGACTGCTGGGTGACATTGTTCGTGGCAGCGTCGCACGCCTCGTCCCGGTCATGAAAGACCGGCTACTGCGCTTCGGCAGCTCAAAGAAACCTAAATACGCCGGAGTCTGTGCTGCGCCTAGATCGCGTTACACACCTGGCATTCGCGAGGTCGAGCGCTGTGTCGGCATCGTACGAGCGATGCCAGTGTCATCAAGCTCGGCCGGCACCATCGCAGGCTCAAAGCGGAACTAG
- a CDS encoding type II secretion system protein codes for MKKDLPTRSVHVAQGGYAYLALLILIAIIGVVAAAAVQLGGVYQRRMAEEELLFVGGEYQRALLSYAAATPVGQPRQPRTLDDLVRDPRYPNPMRHLRKLYADPVTGKSNWVLVKSPDGQTIVGIHSASVAKPIKIAQFPPDFKGFEDKRHYADWIFFARVPAAARASSVGIAIRP; via the coding sequence ATGAAAAAAGACCTGCCAACGCGTTCCGTACACGTGGCGCAAGGCGGCTACGCCTATCTGGCGCTGCTGATCCTGATCGCCATCATCGGCGTGGTCGCGGCGGCGGCTGTGCAGCTCGGCGGGGTTTATCAGCGGCGCATGGCCGAGGAGGAACTGCTGTTCGTAGGCGGGGAATATCAGCGCGCACTACTGAGCTATGCCGCAGCTACGCCCGTCGGCCAGCCGAGGCAGCCCCGCACGCTCGACGATCTCGTGCGCGATCCGCGCTACCCAAATCCGATGCGTCATCTGCGCAAGCTCTACGCGGACCCGGTGACGGGCAAGTCGAACTGGGTGCTCGTCAAATCCCCCGACGGACAGACGATTGTCGGGATACACAGCGCGTCCGTCGCGAAGCCGATCAAGATCGCGCAATTCCCGCCGGACTTCAAAGGATTCGAAGACAAGCGGCACTACGCAGACTGGATTTTCTTTGCGCGCGTACCCGCAGCGGCGCGCGCGTCCAGCGTCGGCATTGCGATACGTCCCTGA
- a CDS encoding DUF3331 domain-containing protein, with translation MFSSDKVGGSRAWHRTVELLSSGNEHNRRDGVTTTRAAEPNLSSTYRTGTKLQVRILERPTNSTIIVLWSEPGRCFYGHQSWRATKARISGCCAFSRSVIQEGDEVYKPVYTGVEPQNSQAMILASAVYGTVGRHAE, from the coding sequence ATGTTCAGCAGTGACAAGGTAGGAGGCAGCCGAGCGTGGCATCGAACTGTCGAGCTGTTGTCGTCCGGCAATGAGCACAACAGGCGTGATGGAGTAACGACCACCCGCGCCGCAGAACCAAACCTGTCGTCGACATACCGCACGGGCACCAAACTGCAGGTGCGTATTCTCGAACGGCCGACTAACTCCACTATCATCGTCCTCTGGAGCGAGCCAGGTCGGTGTTTCTATGGTCATCAATCCTGGCGCGCAACAAAAGCACGTATCTCTGGTTGCTGCGCATTCAGCCGCTCAGTCATCCAGGAAGGCGATGAGGTCTACAAGCCGGTCTACACAGGTGTCGAGCCACAAAACTCGCAGGCCATGATTCTCGCCTCAGCTGTGTATGGAACCGTCGGTCGCCATGCCGAGTAG
- a CDS encoding PilN domain-containing protein: MLALLGLVLCALAGLRIHERLLRLDSLDREGERLAARAERAARASTSVRSEPIDMKQGVAVNAAVARLNLPWDALLDAIEAATPSQVALLSITPEPGRALIKIEAECSDSKGMIDYLASLGRQPLFGAVNLVKHELSKDGQDSVIRFGIEVHWRGITW; encoded by the coding sequence ATGCTGGCGCTGTTGGGATTGGTGCTGTGCGCGCTCGCTGGACTTCGGATACACGAGCGCCTGCTGCGGCTCGATTCGCTTGACCGTGAAGGCGAGCGGCTTGCAGCGCGCGCTGAGCGAGCCGCACGTGCATCGACGAGTGTGAGGAGTGAACCGATCGACATGAAGCAGGGCGTGGCCGTCAACGCAGCCGTGGCGCGTTTGAACCTGCCGTGGGACGCGCTGCTCGATGCAATCGAAGCGGCCACACCATCACAGGTCGCGCTGCTGTCGATCACGCCTGAACCGGGCCGCGCACTGATCAAGATTGAGGCAGAGTGCAGCGACAGCAAGGGCATGATTGACTACCTGGCCTCGCTCGGACGGCAGCCGCTGTTCGGAGCCGTCAATCTGGTCAAACACGAGCTATCCAAAGACGGTCAGGACAGCGTCATTCGCTTCGGCATAGAGGTGCATTGGCGGGGGATAACGTGGTGA
- a CDS encoding nitroreductase family protein: MKDPALKRRIRVAAEEEERVFYRSRAPQEWLDALKPLGTDESKPILEIAPVLIAVFSVNHTSLDDGRRVKHYYVPHSTGIATGFLIAALHEAGLATMTPTPSPMGFLNGICRRPASEKPFLLLVTGFPADGCTVPRFGGVKKSEDEYSSWLC; this comes from the coding sequence TTGAAAGATCCGGCTTTGAAACGACGTATAAGGGTGGCCGCTGAAGAGGAGGAGAGAGTTTTCTATCGAAGCAGAGCGCCGCAGGAATGGCTGGATGCGCTGAAGCCGCTAGGCACGGACGAAAGCAAGCCCATTTTGGAGATTGCGCCCGTTCTGATAGCAGTGTTTTCCGTTAATCATACGAGCTTGGATGATGGTCGCCGTGTCAAACACTACTACGTTCCCCACTCAACCGGCATCGCGACCGGATTTTTGATCGCGGCTCTGCATGAAGCGGGCTTGGCGACTATGACCCCTACGCCAAGCCCTATGGGGTTCCTCAACGGTATCTGCCGGAGACCGGCATCAGAAAAGCCCTTTTTGCTTTTGGTTACGGGATTTCCCGCCGACGGTTGTACTGTGCCCCGCTTCGGTGGCGTGAAAAAGTCAGAGGATGAGTATTCAAGCTGGCTATGCTGA
- a CDS encoding type II secretion system protein, which yields MTYRSRGARGFTLIELLLVLAIVSLLLTLALPQYFHSIDASKDKVLAENLLVTRDAIDKFYGDVGRYPDSLDELVDKHYLRALPFDPVTDSATTWVIVAPPDEQVPGKVYDIKSGAPGSTSGGQAYGAL from the coding sequence ATGACATACCGTTCGCGCGGCGCGCGCGGCTTCACGCTGATCGAGCTGCTGCTCGTGCTCGCCATCGTGTCGCTGCTGCTTACGCTTGCATTGCCGCAGTATTTTCATTCGATCGATGCGTCGAAGGACAAAGTACTCGCAGAGAACCTGCTGGTCACGCGCGATGCGATCGACAAATTCTACGGCGATGTCGGGCGATATCCGGACTCGCTCGATGAACTGGTGGACAAGCACTATCTGCGCGCGCTGCCATTCGACCCCGTGACGGACAGCGCGACGACCTGGGTGATCGTCGCTCCGCCCGACGAGCAGGTTCCCGGCAAGGTCTATGACATCAAGAGCGGCGCGCCCGGCTCGACGTCGGGCGGACAAGCGTACGGGGCGTTATGA
- a CDS encoding zinc ribbon domain-containing protein, translating to MAKSVLDAGWSLFRTMLQYKSVHAAVWFDEVDENYSTQTYSCRNRRTGQRIRSAYSAWRPTVPYTAEARIMACEFCGSTPV from the coding sequence ATGGCAAAATCCGTGCTCGATGCGGGCTGGAGCCTGTTCCGGACCATGCTGCAGTACAAGAGCGTTCACGCCGCCGTGTGGTTCGACGAGGTCGATGAAAACTACTCAACCCAGACCTATAGCTGCCGTAACAGGCGCACTGGCCAACGTATCCGGTCAGCCTACTCGGCATGGCGACCGACGGTTCCATACACAGCTGAGGCGAGAATCATGGCCTGCGAGTTTTGTGGCTCGACACCTGTGTAG
- a CDS encoding nitroreductase family protein, protein MESHARAFYQSICRRRTERDFSAEPVPDEVIRLALRTAATAPSGANL, encoded by the coding sequence ATGGAGTCTCATGCACGGGCCTTTTACCAGAGCATTTGCCGTCGACGGACTGAACGTGATTTTTCAGCGGAGCCGGTCCCTGACGAGGTGATTCGACTAGCATTGAGAACAGCCGCGACGGCGCCCTCGGGCGCCAATCTATAG
- the gspG gene encoding type II secretion system major pseudopilin GspG translates to MLYRKDMLNTGGALGAGKARGFTLLELLVVLVIIGMLAAIVGPRYFSQLGKSQATVARAQIDVLTKAIDNFRLDVGRFPTAEEGLQALVVKPASADKWAGPYLKKEVPLDPWGHPYVYQVPGAKGDYAVIAYGRDGQPGGAGEDADISSE, encoded by the coding sequence ATGCTGTATCGGAAAGACATGTTGAACACGGGCGGCGCACTGGGCGCTGGCAAGGCACGGGGCTTCACGCTACTCGAATTGCTGGTGGTGCTCGTCATCATCGGGATGCTCGCGGCGATCGTCGGGCCGCGCTATTTCTCGCAACTGGGCAAGTCGCAGGCGACCGTGGCCCGCGCACAGATTGACGTTCTCACCAAGGCGATCGACAACTTCCGGCTCGACGTGGGCCGTTTTCCGACCGCGGAAGAAGGTCTGCAGGCGCTCGTCGTCAAGCCGGCGAGTGCGGACAAGTGGGCCGGGCCGTACCTGAAGAAGGAGGTCCCGCTCGATCCGTGGGGACATCCGTACGTCTATCAGGTGCCGGGCGCCAAGGGCGACTACGCGGTGATCGCCTACGGCCGCGACGGACAGCCAGGCGGCGCTGGGGAAGACGCCGACATCAGCAGCGAATGA
- a CDS encoding GspE/PulE family protein — translation MTMRDMVEPMFDADTLARARAQAGATQRHIVDELEMLTGIEPRQLLQSLAQQVAMEVIETAAMHALVPAFEHVPLSRAMQRRCALLRGDGGVLIGVVTSPFDLDLQTWLAAQAGGAIDVRLALPSDLQAYHTRMEESARAIDSLVTEGGEAQADARAAQELSFQSVSEAASPAVKLVNSTLYDALKAGASDIHLESTAMGLALKYRVDGVLDAAATLNGVETAEQVISRLKVLAELDIAERRVPQDGSFRVAAGGRDIDLRVSIMPSIHGEDAVIRILDKRAMIEAYGSLTLEALGYDSESLVALRSLAEEPYGMLLVTGPTGSGKTTTLYAALTEIHNGRDKIITIEDPVEYQLPGILQIPVNEKKGLTFARGLRSILRHDPDKIMVGEIRDRETAEIAVQSALTGHLVLTTVHANNVFDVFGRFSHMGIDPYAFVSALNGIWAQRLLRVNCTHCAAPYVPGDAELARLGLSRADVADFAFRHGTGCGDCRGTGYRGRRAIAEILILDDEIRDMVVEKQPIRVIKDAARKNGTRQLREVALGLVRRGETTLAEVKRVTLNA, via the coding sequence ATGACGATGCGAGACATGGTCGAACCGATGTTCGACGCCGACACGCTCGCGCGCGCACGTGCGCAGGCGGGGGCGACCCAGCGGCATATCGTCGACGAACTCGAAATGCTGACGGGCATCGAGCCGCGCCAGTTGCTGCAGTCGCTGGCACAGCAGGTTGCGATGGAGGTCATCGAAACTGCCGCGATGCACGCGCTAGTGCCTGCATTCGAGCACGTGCCTCTTTCGCGGGCGATGCAGCGCCGCTGTGCGTTGTTGCGCGGCGACGGCGGCGTATTGATCGGCGTGGTGACAAGCCCGTTCGACCTCGACCTGCAGACTTGGCTCGCGGCACAGGCGGGTGGCGCCATCGACGTGAGGCTCGCGCTACCTTCCGATCTGCAGGCGTATCACACGCGGATGGAAGAGTCGGCGCGCGCGATCGACAGTCTCGTGACGGAGGGCGGCGAAGCGCAGGCCGACGCACGCGCCGCGCAGGAGCTGTCGTTCCAGTCGGTCAGCGAGGCTGCAAGTCCCGCGGTGAAGCTCGTCAATTCGACACTCTACGACGCGCTCAAGGCGGGCGCTTCCGACATTCACCTCGAAAGCACGGCCATGGGGCTTGCATTGAAGTACCGGGTGGACGGCGTGCTCGACGCGGCGGCGACGCTGAACGGCGTCGAGACGGCGGAGCAGGTGATATCGCGCCTCAAGGTGCTCGCGGAACTCGACATCGCCGAGCGGCGCGTGCCGCAGGACGGCAGCTTTCGTGTAGCGGCGGGCGGACGCGATATCGACTTGCGCGTGTCGATCATGCCGAGCATTCACGGCGAGGATGCCGTGATCCGGATTCTCGACAAGCGCGCGATGATTGAGGCCTACGGTTCGCTCACGCTGGAAGCGCTCGGCTACGACAGCGAGTCGCTCGTCGCCCTGCGTTCGCTGGCCGAAGAGCCCTACGGCATGCTGCTCGTGACGGGCCCAACGGGCTCGGGCAAGACAACGACGCTCTATGCGGCGTTGACGGAGATTCATAACGGGCGCGACAAGATCATCACGATTGAAGACCCTGTCGAATATCAGTTGCCCGGCATCCTGCAGATTCCCGTCAACGAGAAGAAGGGTCTGACGTTCGCGCGGGGCTTGCGCTCGATCCTCCGGCACGACCCGGACAAGATCATGGTGGGCGAGATCCGCGACCGTGAAACGGCGGAGATCGCCGTGCAATCCGCGCTGACAGGTCACCTCGTGCTGACGACGGTGCACGCGAACAACGTGTTCGACGTATTCGGCCGCTTCAGTCACATGGGCATCGATCCGTATGCATTCGTGTCGGCGCTGAACGGCATCTGGGCGCAACGCCTGTTGCGCGTGAACTGCACCCACTGCGCCGCGCCGTATGTTCCGGGCGATGCCGAACTGGCGCGGCTCGGACTCAGCCGCGCCGATGTCGCCGACTTCGCGTTTCGCCACGGCACAGGCTGTGGCGACTGCCGCGGCACGGGGTATCGGGGGCGGCGCGCGATCGCGGAGATTCTGATTCTCGACGACGAGATCCGCGACATGGTGGTCGAAAAGCAGCCGATCCGCGTCATCAAGGACGCTGCGCGCAAGAACGGCACGCGCCAGTTGCGCGAGGTGGCGCTGGGTCTGGTCAGGCGCGGCGAGACCACGCTGGCCGAAGTGAAGCGGGTGACCCTCAATGCGTGA